One window from the genome of Acinetobacter sp. LoGeW2-3 encodes:
- a CDS encoding Tim44 domain-containing protein yields MEVRQRGLIAGFLTAALLVAPLAAEAKRAGGGKSHGMQRSAAPTQTYQQPRQAAPAQQAPTAGAATQQKSGSGVGGMVAAGVAGAAIGAVAANALADDKDAQAASEAQAAQQQEEQGGIPGWIWILLAAAVAFFIFRKMGAKKKVASSNPFAPNSGAGQSAPFGQTPATPRGGDNTNIFGQNVGGNAPTNNAPFGSAPASAPFGTAYTNSGSQLPDGTEPATFLRVARQRFNHIQSMNTASNITEIKRYLTPDLYQSMYNDIMANQDQDVAEFSNLNAMVVDSSNENGQYVVSVRFTGTVSEDLNSLPQPFAEVWHFVKPAGSNQDWLVAGIQQEN; encoded by the coding sequence ATGGAAGTTCGACAGCGCGGTTTGATCGCGGGTTTCTTGACTGCAGCATTACTGGTTGCGCCTCTAGCTGCTGAAGCAAAACGTGCCGGTGGTGGTAAAAGCCATGGTATGCAACGTTCTGCTGCGCCGACTCAGACTTATCAGCAACCCCGTCAGGCAGCTCCTGCACAACAGGCTCCGACTGCAGGTGCAGCAACTCAGCAGAAATCTGGTTCTGGTGTTGGTGGTATGGTTGCAGCGGGTGTAGCAGGTGCTGCAATTGGTGCTGTCGCAGCTAATGCACTGGCTGATGACAAAGATGCACAAGCTGCTTCTGAAGCTCAAGCTGCTCAACAGCAAGAGGAACAAGGCGGTATCCCAGGCTGGATCTGGATCTTGCTTGCTGCAGCTGTTGCCTTCTTCATTTTCCGTAAGATGGGTGCAAAAAAAAAAGTAGCTTCTAGCAATCCATTTGCGCCAAACAGTGGTGCTGGTCAATCAGCACCATTTGGTCAAACACCTGCTACACCTCGTGGTGGTGATAACACCAATATCTTTGGTCAAAATGTAGGTGGTAATGCACCAACCAACAATGCGCCATTTGGTTCAGCACCAGCGAGCGCACCGTTTGGTACTGCATATACCAACAGTGGTAGCCAGCTTCCTGATGGAACTGAACCTGCTACGTTCTTACGTGTTGCACGTCAGCGTTTTAACCACATTCAGTCTATGAATACGGCAAGTAACATTACAGAAATTAAGCGTTACCTGACCCCTGACCTTTACCAGTCAATGTATAACGACATTATGGCAAATCAGGATCAGGACGTTGCTGAGTTCTCTAACCTGAATGCCATGGTTGTAGACTCATCAAATGAAAATGGCCAATACGTGGTGAGCGTACGTTTCACTGGTACAGTCAGTGAAGATCTGAACAGCCTGCCACAGCCATTTGCTGAAGTTTGGCACTTTGTGAAGCCTGCGGGTTCTAACCAGGACTGGTTGGTTGCTGGTATTCAGCAAGAAAACTAA
- the radA gene encoding DNA repair protein RadA: protein MAKAKSVYRCEQCGADHPKWSGQCAECGEWNSLLEVNIAPAVTHRAQPKIGGYAGQAAAITTLNKVSVSHESRMPTGIGEFDRVLGGGLVTGSVVLIGGDPGIGKSTILLQTATHMAAGNSSALYVTGEESLSQVALRAQRLDLPTEHLKVMAETCVERICEVLAQERPAVAILDSIQTLYTETLQSAPGGVSQIRESAALLTRFAKNSGTALFIVGHVTKEGALAGPRVLEHMVDCVLYFEGQSDSRYRMIRAVKNRFGAVNELGVFGMTDKGLREVSNPSAIFLSRYDEAIPGSIVMISREGTRPLLVEVQALVDDAHGQPRRVALGLEQNRLNMLLAVMHRHGGVQTSGQDVYVNIVGGLKITETGSDLAVLLACASSIRGKALPQQLAVFGEVGLSGEIRPVPNGQERLKEAIKHGFKYIILPRANAPQKEIPGVRFIAVARLHEALSEAMTLSDEL, encoded by the coding sequence ATGGCTAAAGCAAAAAGTGTCTATCGTTGTGAGCAATGTGGTGCAGACCATCCTAAATGGTCTGGTCAGTGCGCTGAATGTGGTGAGTGGAACAGCTTGCTGGAAGTCAACATTGCACCTGCGGTGACTCATCGTGCCCAGCCTAAAATTGGCGGTTATGCTGGTCAGGCCGCTGCGATTACCACGCTTAATAAAGTTTCCGTTTCACATGAAAGTCGCATGCCGACCGGAATTGGAGAATTCGACCGGGTTCTGGGTGGTGGTCTGGTGACAGGTTCCGTTGTGTTGATTGGTGGTGATCCGGGGATTGGTAAATCGACTATTCTGCTACAAACCGCCACACATATGGCCGCGGGTAACAGTTCCGCACTCTATGTGACAGGTGAAGAATCTTTATCACAGGTGGCATTACGGGCCCAGCGTCTAGACTTGCCAACTGAACATCTTAAAGTTATGGCAGAAACCTGTGTGGAACGCATTTGTGAAGTACTGGCACAGGAACGACCAGCGGTTGCAATCCTCGACTCGATTCAAACGCTTTATACTGAAACCTTGCAGTCTGCACCGGGTGGTGTATCACAGATTCGTGAATCAGCAGCGCTCCTGACCCGTTTTGCCAAAAATAGCGGAACTGCCTTGTTTATTGTCGGCCATGTCACCAAAGAAGGTGCACTCGCAGGTCCGCGTGTGCTGGAACATATGGTGGACTGCGTTCTATATTTTGAAGGTCAGTCAGATTCGCGTTATCGAATGATCCGTGCGGTAAAAAACCGATTTGGTGCGGTGAATGAACTTGGTGTATTCGGTATGACCGATAAGGGCTTGCGTGAAGTCTCCAACCCGTCTGCCATTTTTCTGAGTCGTTATGATGAGGCGATTCCGGGTTCAATTGTGATGATCAGCCGCGAAGGTACACGTCCGCTGCTAGTTGAAGTTCAGGCACTGGTCGATGATGCGCATGGTCAACCGCGTCGTGTAGCGTTAGGTCTGGAACAAAACCGTCTGAATATGCTGTTAGCCGTAATGCATCGTCATGGCGGCGTACAAACCTCTGGTCAGGATGTCTATGTCAATATCGTCGGTGGTTTAAAGATTACTGAAACGGGTTCTGATCTGGCCGTTCTACTTGCCTGTGCATCGAGTATCCGTGGTAAAGCTCTGCCGCAGCAACTGGCTGTGTTTGGTGAAGTTGGTCTATCAGGAGAAATCCGTCCAGTACCCAATGGTCAGGAGCGTCTCAAAGAAGCCATCAAGCATGGTTTTAAATATATTATCCTGCCGCGTGCCAATGCCCCGCAGAAAGAAATTCCGGGCGTACGCTTTATTGCGGTTGCCCGTCTGCATGAAGCCCTCAGTGAAGCAATGACTTTGAGTGATGAACTGTAG
- a CDS encoding alanine/glycine:cation symporter family protein — MQNLQSIMETLSGWVWGPYMLVLIVGTGVFLTFRLLFWQFRMLPLAFKQVFGKHPSHEGDISQFSSLMTALSATIGTGNIAGVATACVLGGPGAVFWMWMTALFGMATKYGEGVLAVKYRVKNEKGEMSGGPMYYIERGLKWKWLALIFAFFGAVASFGIGSSVQSNTVALAVENGFGLETWITGVIITAFSALVILGGIKSIARASSFIVPIMAIGYVAGGLIIIFNNLELVGPALKMIFTYAFTGEAAVGGAIGAAIRYGVARGVFSNEAGMGSAPIAAAAAKTDHPARQGLVSMTGTFIDTIIVCSITGIVLVMGFIMAGNDFGGQTGAVLTIGVFDKLLPGVGGWVVTFGIIFFAYSTILGWSYYGEKCATYLLGEKFVLPYRIIYIATVFIGCIATLDLVWLFADTFNGLMAIPNLIGLLLLSGVIAKESKDFIARRKSGELY, encoded by the coding sequence ATGCAAAATTTACAAAGCATCATGGAAACCCTCAGTGGTTGGGTCTGGGGTCCATATATGCTGGTACTGATTGTCGGTACTGGCGTATTCCTTACTTTCCGATTACTTTTCTGGCAATTCCGTATGTTGCCACTGGCCTTTAAACAGGTTTTTGGCAAACACCCTTCCCACGAAGGCGATATTTCCCAGTTTAGCTCACTCATGACCGCCCTTTCTGCCACCATTGGTACCGGTAATATTGCAGGCGTGGCAACTGCCTGTGTCTTGGGTGGCCCAGGTGCAGTTTTCTGGATGTGGATGACTGCCCTGTTCGGTATGGCGACCAAATATGGCGAAGGCGTTCTGGCGGTAAAATACCGGGTAAAAAATGAGAAAGGTGAAATGTCTGGCGGTCCGATGTATTACATCGAACGCGGCCTGAAATGGAAATGGCTAGCCTTAATTTTCGCATTTTTTGGTGCTGTTGCCTCTTTCGGGATCGGCAGCTCGGTACAGTCTAATACTGTAGCACTGGCCGTTGAAAATGGTTTTGGTCTGGAAACCTGGATTACAGGCGTGATCATCACAGCCTTTTCTGCACTGGTGATTCTAGGCGGGATTAAATCCATTGCCAGAGCTTCTTCCTTTATTGTACCGATCATGGCGATTGGTTATGTCGCGGGCGGTCTGATCATTATTTTTAACAATCTGGAGCTGGTTGGCCCTGCCCTGAAAATGATCTTTACCTATGCATTCACCGGTGAAGCAGCAGTTGGTGGCGCTATTGGTGCAGCGATTCGCTACGGTGTGGCACGTGGTGTATTCTCGAATGAAGCCGGTATGGGTTCAGCACCGATTGCTGCTGCTGCAGCAAAAACGGATCACCCGGCTCGTCAGGGTCTGGTATCGATGACAGGTACTTTTATTGATACCATTATTGTCTGTTCGATTACCGGTATTGTGCTGGTGATGGGCTTTATCATGGCTGGCAATGATTTTGGTGGTCAAACTGGTGCGGTACTGACTATCGGTGTATTCGACAAACTGTTACCGGGCGTTGGTGGTTGGGTCGTGACCTTCGGCATTATCTTCTTTGCCTACTCCACTATTCTGGGCTGGAGCTACTACGGCGAAAAATGTGCGACTTATCTCTTAGGTGAAAAGTTTGTTTTGCCTTATCGCATTATTTACATTGCTACCGTATTCATTGGCTGTATAGCTACACTAGATCTGGTCTGGCTATTTGCCGATACTTTCAACGGTCTGATGGCGATTCCAAACTTGATCGGCTTGTTACTGCTTTCAGGTGTGATTGCCAAAGAATCGAAAGACTTTATTGCCCGACGCAAATCTGGTGAGCTTTATTAA
- a CDS encoding amino acid permease, producing MSGHQTGSSSENGELQRSLSNRHLQLIAIGGAIGTGLFMGSGKTISLAGPSILVIYMIIGFMVFLVMRALGELLLSNLQYKSFIDFTTDLIGPWAGYFVGWTYWLCWITIGIADLSAIIYYLQFFNNGLPFTPGEGVLISIASIVFIMGLNLATVKLFGEMEFWFALIKIIAIIVLIGVGLWMIFTGFANDAGTVASFAHIWDHGGLFPTGTMGFLAGFQIAIFAFVGVELVGTTAAETKDPERNLPKAVNSIPIRIIIFYVLALIIVMSVTPWDQINPSVSPFVNLFSQAGIAAAAIIMNLVVLSSVMSSMNSGVFSTSRMLFGLSREEQAPKAFGRLNSRAVPANALYFSAVCLLLGAALQYFVPNTVEAFTLATTLSTILFICVWLMIIWSYMIYYRTRPELHAKSVFKLPGGLFTCWIVIIFFVGMIGVLSLEDDTRRALMVSPIWFILLILGYLGFYKQKHK from the coding sequence ATGTCAGGTCATCAAACTGGTTCGTCGTCCGAAAACGGCGAGCTGCAGCGTAGTTTATCCAATCGACACCTGCAGCTGATTGCGATTGGAGGTGCTATTGGTACCGGCCTGTTTATGGGCTCTGGTAAAACCATTAGTTTGGCAGGACCTTCGATCCTGGTGATCTATATGATCATTGGTTTCATGGTATTTCTCGTGATGCGTGCATTGGGCGAGTTACTGCTATCAAATTTACAATATAAGTCATTCATCGATTTCACGACGGATTTGATCGGACCTTGGGCCGGCTATTTTGTCGGGTGGACTTACTGGCTGTGCTGGATCACCATTGGTATCGCTGATCTGTCCGCAATTATCTATTATTTACAGTTCTTTAATAATGGTCTCCCATTTACCCCGGGCGAAGGGGTGCTGATCAGTATTGCCTCCATTGTCTTTATCATGGGGTTAAACTTGGCAACGGTAAAACTGTTTGGTGAGATGGAGTTCTGGTTTGCCCTGATCAAGATCATCGCTATCATCGTGCTGATTGGTGTCGGTCTGTGGATGATCTTCACTGGCTTTGCCAACGATGCCGGTACGGTCGCGTCCTTTGCCCATATCTGGGATCATGGTGGTTTATTCCCAACAGGTACTATGGGCTTCCTGGCTGGTTTCCAGATTGCGATCTTTGCCTTCGTGGGTGTAGAGTTGGTCGGTACCACGGCTGCAGAAACTAAGGATCCAGAGCGTAACTTACCAAAAGCAGTGAACTCGATTCCGATCCGTATCATTATTTTCTATGTACTTGCTCTGATTATTGTGATGTCAGTAACGCCATGGGATCAGATTAATCCAAGCGTTTCTCCGTTCGTAAACCTGTTTAGCCAGGCAGGCATTGCCGCAGCTGCGATCATCATGAACTTAGTGGTGCTGTCATCGGTGATGTCATCCATGAACAGTGGTGTGTTCTCAACCAGCCGTATGCTGTTCGGTCTGTCCCGTGAAGAACAGGCTCCAAAAGCGTTTGGTCGTCTGAACTCGCGTGCGGTCCCAGCCAATGCACTTTATTTCTCTGCAGTATGTTTACTGTTAGGCGCAGCATTGCAGTATTTCGTGCCGAATACGGTTGAAGCCTTTACTCTGGCGACGACTTTATCGACCATTCTATTTATCTGTGTATGGCTGATGATCATCTGGAGTTACATGATCTATTACCGTACCCGTCCAGAGCTACATGCGAAATCAGTATTTAAGCTACCTGGTGGTTTATTTACCTGCTGGATCGTGATCATTTTCTTTGTTGGTATGATTGGCGTGTTATCTCTGGAAGATGATACTCGTCGTGCACTAATGGTTAGTCCAATCTGGTTTATTCTGTTGATTCTGGGCTATTTAGGCTTCTATAAACAGAAACATAAATAA
- the lptM gene encoding LPS translocon maturation chaperone LptM codes for MRQVICYISILATGLALAGCGQSGALHLPNDPDYDKRAKYLLYKNTEAESKTSDEERDAPVQQQFAAPEASDSTPTP; via the coding sequence ATGCGCCAAGTCATTTGCTACATCAGTATCTTAGCAACAGGTCTTGCTCTTGCAGGTTGTGGTCAGTCGGGTGCTTTGCACTTGCCGAATGATCCGGATTACGACAAGCGTGCCAAGTATCTGCTCTATAAAAATACCGAAGCTGAGTCTAAAACTTCCGATGAAGAACGAGATGCACCTGTGCAACAACAGTTTGCTGCACCCGAAGCCTCAGATTCAACCCCTACACCTTAA
- the lysA gene encoding diaminopimelate decarboxylase: MSFTRINGVLHAEQCSLQQLAQQFGTPLYVYSKATFEKHYLDMDRAFDFIDHQICFAVKSNSNLAVLNVLAKQGAGFDIVTGGELARVLKAGGEPSKIVFSGLGKSEADIKKALEVGIACFNVESYAELDRIQKVAAELGVKAPISLRVNPDVDAKTHPYISTGLKENKFGIPSDSVFETYQYAASLPNLEVVGIDCHIGSQLTETQPFVDALDRVIVMIDQLKELGINLKHIDIGGGLGVTYKDETPPSVQEYANALRPALEKLGLKVYMEPGRSISANAGVLLTKVDLLKPTNHRNFAIIDAAMNDLIRPVLYEAWMDIQSVTPRTDVETKEWDVVGAICETGDFLGKERELAIKENDVLAVLGAGAYGFVMSSNYNSRGRAAEVMVNGDQAHLIRERETIESLWERERLLP; encoded by the coding sequence ATGAGTTTCACCCGCATTAATGGGGTATTGCATGCCGAGCAATGTTCACTACAACAGCTGGCACAGCAATTTGGCACACCACTCTATGTTTATTCAAAAGCGACTTTTGAAAAGCATTATCTAGACATGGACCGTGCATTTGACTTTATCGATCATCAGATCTGTTTTGCCGTAAAGTCAAACTCCAATCTTGCGGTATTGAATGTACTGGCAAAGCAGGGTGCTGGCTTTGACATCGTGACTGGTGGTGAACTGGCACGTGTGCTGAAAGCGGGTGGTGAACCTTCGAAAATCGTATTCTCAGGTTTAGGTAAATCTGAAGCAGATATCAAGAAAGCATTAGAAGTCGGTATTGCCTGCTTTAATGTGGAATCTTATGCCGAGCTAGACCGTATTCAGAAAGTGGCAGCAGAGCTTGGTGTTAAAGCACCGATTTCTTTGCGTGTGAATCCAGACGTGGATGCCAAAACGCATCCATATATTTCAACTGGTCTGAAAGAAAACAAGTTTGGTATTCCATCCGATAGCGTATTTGAAACTTATCAATATGCAGCATCGTTGCCAAACCTTGAAGTGGTTGGGATCGACTGCCATATCGGTTCACAGCTGACTGAAACCCAGCCATTTGTCGATGCACTGGATCGTGTCATCGTGATGATTGATCAGTTGAAAGAACTTGGTATCAACCTTAAACATATTGATATCGGTGGTGGTCTGGGTGTGACGTATAAAGATGAGACACCGCCATCTGTTCAAGAATATGCCAATGCGTTACGTCCTGCTTTGGAAAAACTGGGCCTGAAGGTGTATATGGAACCGGGACGTAGTATTTCTGCGAATGCGGGTGTGTTGCTGACCAAAGTAGATTTGTTGAAACCGACTAATCACCGTAACTTTGCCATCATTGATGCGGCGATGAACGACCTGATTCGTCCAGTTTTATATGAAGCCTGGATGGACATTCAGTCTGTAACGCCGCGTACGGATGTCGAAACCAAAGAATGGGACGTGGTTGGCGCGATCTGTGAAACTGGCGATTTCTTGGGTAAAGAACGTGAGCTTGCGATCAAGGAAAATGACGTGCTGGCAGTGCTGGGCGCGGGTGCATACGGCTTTGTCATGAGTTCAAACTATAATAGCCGTGGCCGTGCTGCTGAAGTGATGGTCAATGGCGATCAGGCGCATCTGATTCGCGAACGTGAAACAATCGAATCATTGTGGGAACGTGAGCGTTTATTGCCTTAA
- the dapF gene encoding diaminopimelate epimerase — protein sequence MLLEFTKMHGLGNDFMVVDLISQRAYLDTLTIQRLANRNFGIGFDQLLIVEPPDVPSADFKYRIFNADGSEVEQCGNGVRCFARFVHERQLTTKTKIKVQTKSGIVEPELGANGWVRVNMGYPKFLPQEIPFLADEPENLYDIDLADGEKLTIDVVNMGNPHAVTVVSDVINADVARIGPQVESHERFPARVNAGFMQIIDEKHARLRVYERGVGETLACGTGACAAAVSGMRRGLLANNVEIELAGGKLQIEWKEGDVVWMTGPTATVYEGRLDLRYFQS from the coding sequence ATGTTACTTGAATTTACCAAGATGCATGGTCTGGGCAATGACTTTATGGTGGTTGATCTGATCAGCCAGCGTGCTTACCTGGATACCCTGACCATTCAACGTTTAGCGAATCGTAATTTTGGTATTGGTTTTGACCAGCTACTGATTGTAGAACCACCTGACGTACCGAGTGCTGACTTTAAATACCGTATTTTCAATGCCGATGGTTCTGAAGTAGAGCAGTGCGGTAATGGCGTGCGTTGCTTTGCCCGTTTTGTGCATGAACGTCAGTTGACTACTAAAACTAAGATCAAAGTACAGACCAAATCCGGCATTGTGGAACCTGAATTGGGTGCCAATGGCTGGGTACGTGTGAATATGGGTTATCCAAAATTCCTGCCACAGGAAATTCCATTCCTGGCAGATGAGCCGGAAAACCTATATGACATTGATCTGGCTGATGGTGAGAAGCTGACCATTGATGTGGTCAACATGGGCAATCCACATGCGGTAACAGTCGTGTCGGATGTGATCAATGCTGATGTCGCACGTATTGGTCCACAAGTGGAATCACATGAGCGTTTCCCTGCGCGTGTCAATGCTGGGTTTATGCAGATCATTGATGAAAAACATGCACGTTTACGTGTCTATGAGCGTGGTGTTGGTGAAACACTGGCCTGTGGTACGGGCGCCTGTGCTGCTGCCGTTTCAGGCATGCGCCGTGGCCTGCTTGCCAACAATGTCGAGATTGAACTGGCTGGCGGTAAGCTGCAGATCGAATGGAAAGAAGGCGATGTGGTCTGGATGACTGGACCAACCGCGACCGTTTACGAAGGTCGATTGGACTTACGCTATTTCCAAAGCTAA